aaaaaaagcccagaaggGAGGGCAGAGATTCCAGAACCAGAAAGTGGATGAGACTTGAGAGCCCAGGGGGGTGAGCATGAGTGGAATTCTCTCCCAACCCTGGACGAATGGGTGGAGATCCCAACACGGAGAATCAGTTCTAGTTGGTACTACTGGAGCTAGAGACGGGGAATTCCCTAGTGCCCTCTCTTCAGCTCCTAGGCTCAGAActtccctgtctccctctcaAACAAGCAGAGGCCCTGGACCAGGCGGGGGTGGAAGGTGCTGAGAGCCCCTGACATAGGGCCTGGAAGGGATCTCATAAACTTAGACGGAACTGGTCTCAGGAAGTCAGCTTGGGATGGATGAGGGTTTCAAGAAGGGAGGCGGAGTCCGGGGCGCCACGCAGGGAAGGTCGGGCTTCCCCGCGGCCTGAATTGGACAGGGGTCCCCTCTAGCCCTGTGCATGGGAGGATGACAGGACCCGGGTGGACGAGGGTCCCAAGAGGAGCGCGGGGCGGCCCCGGGTCGTGGGCTCGGCCCTAGCGCGCTCTCCCGCCTCACGCCCCTATTCCACCCCCCAGACCAGGATCGTGCTGATTCTCTCCCTGGACGAGCGGCAGCCGCAGGCCAATGCTGGGCGACGGATTGACTACGCGTCGGGCGCCGGGCTGGGCTCCCCGGCGGCACCCACGTTGCGCGGAGCGGGCGAAGGTAGCGAGCGCGAGCCGAAGATGCCGgtactgctgctgctactgcggCGAGAGGCGAGGCGGCCGGAAGAGGGCGGGGCCGGTGTAAGGGGCGGGGCCAGGGCAGTGCTGAGCTGGCCGCGGCTGCTCTCGCGCTTCCGGTCCCCGGGGAAGGATCCCCGCGAAGCCGGCCCGGCCGAAGAGCAGCCGCGCAAACGGCGCCGCTGCCCTCGCCCGCGGCTTTAAACGCTTGGCCCGGACCCCGCCCAATAAAGAGTGCGTGGCAACCCTGGCGCCTGCGAGCCCTGTTGGAGGCGTCTGGTCGCGGAGTCGGGGTGGGCAAAGCTCAGCCTAGGAGCCGCACAGGGGTGAACGGGGCGTAATGAAGGCAGAGCCATCGCCACGGTCTGGAGCCAGGGCTGTCTTTTGCTTTCTCCTTCCTTGTGCCAAGGGTCAGAACAGAACCCCAAACCTTGCTACAGTGGCGGGAGGCAGTCTCCTTCCCCCAATACTCCAAACCCAGGTCACCTCCTGCCCAGTCTGCAGGCTCAAGGGAGGTGGGCTTGGGCAAACCCAGGCTTGGCCATGCTAGTGAGAGGGACCTGCTTCCGGCAAAGCCTGACATCCCCCCGGCATCCAGAAATCCCTCTTAGGCATGAGGGAGGGTTCCAGGCCAACAGGCACCATCCTGGGTAAGAACAGCCAGGACGGCAGTCAGCTGGGGCAAGGCCTGAGACGTGGATTCTGCCTGTGGACGCACCCAGGAGAAGCTGGAAGCCCTGGGCCTCTGGCCCCTCACTCCTACACATTGTGCTTGGTAACCCCAAAGCACTCAGGCCCCCCAGTCTTCCCCAAGGCACCTCTGTCTCCCAACCTACCCTATCCCATCTCcttccccacgtgacaaagactTCTTCCAAACCACTTACCTGTCTAGAACAGCTCACTCCCCTGCTCATAAGCTTTCAATAGGTCTCCATTACCAACAGGGAAAAAGCCCACAGCCTCAGTCTCACTCCCCAAATCACTTAGAAGAAGCCCTGCCACACTTTCTGAGGGCGGgatcctgctgctgcttctcctcaCTCTCCCGGGTCCCAAATCCAGCTCCACACCCAATGCCACCCCTGGCCTGCCGAACCTGCAGCCCGCCTTCCTGCCACACTGGTGACCAACCTCAGGATGCCTTCTTTTGGGGGCAGATGCAGCAGGACTGAAGTCCCAGCTCACTAGAGCCACCAGCCCAGCTTCTGCTGAAGATGCACTTTTGTCACTGTCACCAGGATGAACATCTCCTCCACCTTGCCTGCACCAGGCTGGAGGCTGCAAGACCTATAACATCACTCCTGCTAATTGTGAGAACTGACTCTTCCCTACCGTCCACATGGTTACAATCAGGGTAACCATGTTCTTCCATGGGGCTGCACCTCCTGCCCATACAGTGATTGGCCCAAGCTGGTCCTGTCAGCCCCTCCCCCTAGGATTGTGATTCAGGAGCTGTAAGGGACCATGTTCTCTACTTGAACATGCACAGGCTAAGCCAACCTTCAGAATAAAAACACAAtgcaggccaagtgcagtggctcacacctgtaaacccagcactttgggaggctgaggcaggcggatcacgaggtcaggagatcgagaccatcctggctaacacggtgaaaccccgtctctactaaaaatacaaaaaactagccaggcatggtggcgggcgcctgtagtcctagctactcgggagactaaggcaggagaattgaacccaggaggcagaggttgcagtgagctgagatcgcgccactgcactccagcctcggcaacagagcgagactccatctcaaaaaacaaacaaaacaacacaatgcAGTGCACATCCTGGGTTCCCCACAGCCCCGCAGTCAGATTCTGTTCCTGAAACCTGATTTCACCTTTGCTCTTGATACCCATAACATGTAAGATCCTTGTAATAAAGTCCTTATTTTGGCCTACATTCACCTGAGTCTTCTACCTGCAACCAAACTGGTCCTGAAGATGAGGCTTTGCAGAGACAAGAAGTGGCCTCTTTCCCGTGTGGGGGGATTATTACTACCTTTTGGAGGAGAAAACCGAACCCAGAGAAAGATCAAGACTTGCTTAGGACTGCACAGTGAGTCAGTTTCAGAACTGAGtcttgctgggtgcggtggctcacacctgtaatcctagcactttgggagtccgaggcgggtggatcacctgaggtcaggagttcaagaccagcctggccaacgtggcgaaaccctgtctctactaaaaatacaaaaattagccgggtatggtggtacacgcctgtagtcccagctactcaggaggctgaggcaggagaatcacttgaactcggaaggcagaggttgcactgagctgagattgcaacgctgcactcccagcctgggtgaccgagactccgtctcaataataataataataataataaaaagaactgaGTCTCAAACTCAGGCCCACGTGAATCCATCCGTGGAAGCCCATAAAGGTAGGGCCAGAGCCTCTCGGGGGCTCCAGGGAAGCTGTAGATCtgtgattaaaaagctttttcTTCAGCACTGGGAGGGTAGGGGGCCACACATCTGGCCAGAGTACATCAGATAATTCTAAGTGGTTTGGGAAAGGAATCAGACTGTGCTGGGCTGCTGAAGCCAGACCCCTGGATGCCAAAATCACTGCCCTTGGCTCTGTCCAGGAGAGAGGATGGGTCCAGGGAGTTGTCACAAGGTAGGGGGCTGCGAAGTGCAGCTGCTGGGGAGTGAGGTCACAATGACCCCAATCCAAGTTTTCTGCCTTCTGACCAGCCCCTCCCCCCTCAACCAGGAACTTCCGTCAAGCCCAGGTGAGAGGTGCCAGGAGGCTGCCTGGGTCCTCAAGGGGGATATATGTCCAAATGGCCTTACCACAAGGCCCCTTCGCCCTCAAAGTTCTGCTCCTCCTGGGGGCTTCTTAGGATCTAAAAGGATCAGTCCTAGCCATCTCATCAGCCATCTCAGCAAGGGCTGACAGGGCAGAACAGCAAAGCAGAGGCGAGTCCTGAGAGCGTGGAGCCTGAAGCCCGGTGCCGGAGGGAGACCAAGAGGGTGAGATGCGGCTAGAATCCAGCCAGAGCGGAGACTGAAGCCTGAACTAGGGGCCGGGCCTCAGGCCTAGGAACTAGCCAAGAGCTGAAAAGGAGGCGGACGGCCCGGACAGAAGAGGCGGGGCTTTCAGACAAGAAGGCGGAGCCAAGAGCTGAGAAGGGTGGTGATGTGGTCCAGAAGAGGAAGAACTTAGGCCCCGGAGGCAGAGCCAAGGGCTGAAGGGGACTACTCCCTAGGACAGAGGCCGGGAGGTCTCGGGCCGACTAAGCCGAGTGGCGCGGAGGAGCGGAGCCTTCAGCCCCGCGGCTGGGCCGAGCCCGAAGGTGGCGTCGGCGTCGGGGAGCCGCCGCGTGCACCGGCCGCCCTCCCTGGGCCGCATCGCGGTGGTGGTGGACCAGGGCTCGGGCTTCACCAAGGCGGGCTTCGCGGGCGAGAACCAGCCGCGCATAGTGCTGAAGAGCTCTAGCCTGGTGCCCAGCTGGGACCGGCCGGTGCTGCCCGGCGCGCCGGGCTGCGAGCTGGCGGGCGGCGTGGCGCGGGCGCACCCCATCAAGCACGGCGTGGTGGCGGACTGGGAGGCGCTGGAAGGGCTGTGGGAGCGCCTGCTGGTGGGCGGCCTGCGGGTGTGCCCAGAGCAGTGGCCCGTGCTGGTGAGCGACTCGCCGTCGGCGCCGCCCGCGGGCCGCGAGAGGGTGGCGGAGCTGCTGTTCGAGACCCTGGCAGTGCCCGCGTGCCACATGGCTAGCACCGCGTTGCTGGCGCTCTGCTCCACCGGCGCGTTCAGCGGGCTCGCCGTGGAGGCGGGCGCGGGCGTGTGCCACGCCACGCCCATCTACGCGGGTCACTCGTGGCACCAGGCCACCTTCCGGCTGAACGTGGCAGGCAGCACCCTGTCGCGCTACCTGCGGGATCTGCTGATGGCGGCGAACCCTGACCTCTTGCAGCAGGCCCTGCCCCGCAAGTCCATCACACATCTTAAGAAGCGCAGCTGCTACGTGTCCCTGGACTTCGAGGGCGACCTCCGCGACCCCGCCCGCCACCATCCGGCCAGTTTCAGCATGGGTAACGGGTGCTGCGTCTGCCTCAGCAGTGAGCGCTTCCGCTGCCCCGAACCCATCTTCCAGCCGGGCCTGCTGGGCCAGGCTGAGCAGGGGCTGCCCGCGCTGGCCTTCCGGGCGCTGCAGAAGATGCCCAAAACGCTGCGGACACGGCTGGCAGACACCGTGGTGCTAGCCGGCGGCTCCACGCTGTTTCCTGGCTTCGCCGAGCGCCTGGACAAGGAGCTGGAGGCGCAGTGCAGGCGGCACGGCTACGCGGCCCTGCGGCCCCACCTGGTGGCCAAGCATGGGCGTGGCATGGCTGTGTGGACCGGCGGCTCTATGGTGGCCTCCCTGCACTCCTTCCAGCGCCGCTGGATAACTCGGGCCATGTACCAGGAGTGTGGCTCCAGGCTGCTGTACGATGTGTTCAACTGAGTCAGGCTGGACTTGGGGGGTGGCACTGCGGTGGGGGACAGCTCTCTATCTAAAGAGTCAAGTGTTTGGAGCTGGCAGGGTCCTTCTGGAGGTTGGAGCTGACTGGATGGGTCACCCCCATACCCTTTCTGGGCCAGGAGGAGGTATTTGGGACCCATGGGACCCTCATTTTGAACTGCAGTTTGAATCTCCCCAACCACTGCCAGTTCAGAGAATGCCAGTCCAGCTGCCTACCCCCAGGGCTCTTACTTTATAGCAATAAAGGTGATGCCCCACTTGTGTCCGTGCCACAGATATGGGAGTTCCTCCAAACCCTCGTCATGTACCATTTGGACACACATCCGATGCCAGGCCCCAAGGGGCGATCCCTTGAAAAGCTACTAAATCTCATGTGAAAGTCACCAGGAAGAGAAGCCCTGTGCCTAGCCATGTGCTCAGGTCATTGTTGACGAtgagtgcctcagtttccccttctgtaaaaAGTGGGGCCAGGCACAATCCCGGGGCTGCTCACTGCTCCCTCCCCTTACAAGAGCTATGGAGCAAAGggaggtggagatatttcttgaACACACAAAGGGAAGGGCGGCTTATTTTTTGAAAGTCACCACTCAAGGGCCTCAAGCCCTGGCTATCAGCTCTGTTCGAGCTTGTGCATACACGTGTccacatatgcacacaaatgCATGGGTGTTCACGTGCCTGCCTACTCACATATGTCCTCGGGCCAGGCCCTGCCCTGTGAACCTGTGAGCACAGCCTTCCATGCCTAGCCCAGCACTGAATGATATCCCACCACAGTTGCGACAGGCCCGCAACTAAAGCAACAGCAGCCCCTAGTATGAAGCACCTAGTGTGTGCCAGACATTATTCTGGGTGCtggaaacagaacaaaacagacaaaaatccctgccttcgTTCTCACTCGTCACAGTGATGTATGAAGGGCGGCTCTATTGTTATGatggtttacagatgaggaaacaggcccagagaggtcaagggGCACAGCTACAAAGtgggagccaggatttgaacccaagcccCTAGCTCTATAACCCTGAGTCAAGACTGCGGAGGATCCCACAGCACAGCAGATGCCCGCTGCCTCACAGTGGATCCCCCACCATCAGCCACTCTACTCACCAGCTTGGTGGCATCCATGGCAGCGAGCACTGCACGGTTCAGCGATTCCAATGCAGCCAGTACCGGCCGGTAGACACCCAGGTGCTCTGAGAAGTAGTCTGCAGGCAGAAGAGGTGCTCAACGGTTCCTGGACccccacccatctacccaccctAGGATTCTGGCCCCCTGGAATTCCTCAGCAGCCAAGCAGGCCTTACATCTTGAGCCCAGCCCAACCTGTCCCATCAGGAGACCAGCAACAGTCCCTTGCCATACCTACTCTGGGGCCCAGCGGCCCCAGGAGACAAGAGCTCCCATGGGCCTACTCACCACACAGTTTTTCCGTTTCTAAATTGCTGCAGGGAAAAGAGAAGGCGCCCTTCAGACCTGGGCCTGGTAAACTGGGACTAATGGGGCCAATGCCCCACATCCCACCCCACCAACTCCCAGCTCAGCCTAACAAGGCCACTTCTGCTCCACCCCAGATTAAGTTGCTCCTGTGGACAGAATCCTTGCAGGGTTAGAGAATGGGTTCTACTGCCCCCACCAATCACTCTAAGGGCAAAGATTCAGACCCATTCTTGGCTGCCAAGAGGATCTCAGGCCAGGGGAAGATGGATGTGGACACAGGCCAGTGAGAAGTGGTCAGAGCTGCGAAGGGGAAGCCAGGTGCAGGGAAGTCCAGGGGCGGCATGGGGTATTTAGTTGGTAGGTTAGGGAGGGTTTCCTAGAGGAAGAGCTGCCTAAGTGAGGCCCTGAAGGACAAGGAACTGGCTAGGGAGTCTGgccaggaggggagggggagcacTGCAGACGAAGGTTCCAGCCCAAGTCTCAGGAGCCTGAGACTGACCctcaggaagagggagaagggaagtaGAGGGAGTAACAGCGGTTCGTGCGTTTGCACCCCTGGGAGCAGGCACAGGAAGGAGCGTGCAACTCCTGCCAAGACGCGTAGATGTGGGAGCACACAAGGGGTAGATAGTTGCGTGTTCGTGCACTGCATTCTCGGGTGGAAGCAGGCGGGGCCCAGCTGTCCCCAGGCATCCTCTGGTCCCTGTGGGAAGCGGGAATGGGGAGCTGAGCCATGGGTGGTGACTCAGACTTGGCTATTTTGGGGTCCCAGCTGGAAGCAGTGTAGTGGGCAAAGCTGTAGCTGGAGAGGGGGTAGGCAGGCGGGTAAAGTTGGAACTGAGCCCTGGTACCTTTCTCCCTGCCCCCTCTTTCTCATCCTACAAAAGGAACCAAGGCAGCAGG
The Pongo pygmaeus isolate AG05252 chromosome 21, NHGRI_mPonPyg2-v2.0_pri, whole genome shotgun sequence DNA segment above includes these coding regions:
- the C21H20orf144 gene encoding uncharacterized protein C20orf144 homolog: MGNYSSHKRTKAPEQARKERPADMDKAWWKPFLNHLTRKKPATRIVLILSLDERQPQANAGRRIDYASGAGLGSPAAPTLRGAGEGSEREPKMPVLLLLLRREARRPEEGGAGVRGGARAVLSWPRLLSRFRSPGKDPREAGPAEEQPRKRRRCPRPRL
- the ACTL10 gene encoding actin-like protein 10 is translated as MASTALLALCSTGAFSGLAVEAGAGVCHATPIYAGHSWHQATFRLNVAGSTLSRYLRDLLMAANPDLLQQALPRKSITHLKKRSCYVSLDFEGDLRDPARHHPASFSMGNGCCVCLSSERFRCPEPIFQPGLLGQAEQGLPALAFRALQKMPKTLRTRLADTVVLAGGSTLFPGFAERLDKELEAQCRRHGYAALRPHLVAKHGRGMAVWTGGSMVASLHSFQRRWITRAMYQECGSRLLYDVFN